The following proteins are co-located in the Camelina sativa cultivar DH55 chromosome 12, Cs, whole genome shotgun sequence genome:
- the LOC109127931 gene encoding uncharacterized protein LOC109127931: protein MEPKNHKEALRDEFWVAAMQDELEQFERSNVWELTKRPTNVNIVGTKWIFKKSDASGCIMRNKARLVAQGYSQVEGVDFDETFAPVARLESIRFMFGMSCALKFTLHQMDVKSAFLNGILQEEVFVEQPKGFENPQHPEHVYRLKKALYGLKQAPRACNNALMFVQIYVDDIIFGSTCQSLVQRFVKNMSQEFEMSMVGELKYFLGLQVEQSADGIFVSQSTYAKELVQRFGLGKSKEAKVPMGVNDKLSKDEEGEDVDERLYRGMIGSLLYLTASSPDICLSVGICAWYQAKPKVSHLLAVKKIIKYVKGTMNFGISFTKDTNTSLSGYCDADWAGSVDDRRSTSGGCFFMGNNLISWHSKKQNSVSLSTAEAEYIALGSYCTQLLWMRQMSPDYGMDSDTLLIHCDNLSAINIYKNPVQHCS from the exons ATGGAACCAAAGAATCACAAAGAGGCTCTTCGGGATGAGTTCTGGGTTGCTGCAATGCAAGATGAGCTGGAACAATTTGAGCGCAGCAATGTGTGGGAACTCACTAAACGGCCGACTAATGTCAATATAGTGGGAACGAAGTGGATCTTCAAGAAGAGTGATGCTAGTGGATGCATTATGAGAAACAAAGCAAGACTTGTGGCTCAAGGTTACTCTCAAGTCGAAGGAGTTGACTTTGATGAGACCTTTGCTCCAGTAGCAAGGCTAGAATCCATCAGGTTCATGTTCGGTATGTCATGTGCTCTCAAGTTCACAttacatcagatggatgttaaaaGTGCATTTCTGAATGGGATTTTACAAGAAGAAGTGTTTGTAGAACAACCAAAAGGCTTTGAGAATCCACAACATCCTGAGCATGTGTACCGTCTGAAGAAAGCGCTATATGGTCTCAAGCAGGCTCCGAGAGCATG CAACAATGCATTGATGTTTGTTCAGATCTATGTGGACGACATCATTTTTGGTTCTACCTGTCAATCTCTGGTGCAAAGGTTTGTGAAAAACATGTCACAGGAGTTTGAGatgagtatggtgggagagctGAAATACTTCCTGGGTTTGCAAGTAGAACAATCAGCTGATGGGATCTTTGTGTCTCAAAGCACCTATGCCAAAGAATTGGTACagcggtttggtttagggaagaGTAAAGAAGCTAAGGTACCTATGGGAGTCAATGACAAGCTTTCAAAAGATGAGGAAGGAGAGGATGTGGATGAACGACTATATAGAGGTATGATTGGAAGCTTGCTCTACCTGACAGCGAGTAGCCCTGACATTTGTCTGTCAGTGGGGATATGCGCATGGTACCAGGCCAAGCCAAAGGTGTCCCACTTACTGGCagtcaagaagatcatcaaataCGTCAAGGGGACAATGAACTTTGGTATTTCCTTCACCAAGGATACCAACACAAGTCTGAGCGGATACTGcgatgctgattgggcaggtTCTGTGGATGATCGTCGAAGTACAAGTGGGGGATGCTTCTTTATGGGCAACAACCTAATTTCATGGCACAGCAAGAAGCAGAACAGTGTCTCACTATCAACCGCTGAGGCTGAATACATTGCTTTGGGCAGCTATTGTACACAACTTCTGTGGATGCGTCAAATGTCTCCTgactatggtatggattctgatactctgttaattcattgtgataatttgaGTGCAATAAACATCTATAAGAATCCTGTCCAGCATTGTTCGTGA